In Mercurialis annua linkage group LG6, ddMerAnnu1.2, whole genome shotgun sequence, the following are encoded in one genomic region:
- the LOC126653771 gene encoding uncharacterized protein LOC126653771: MGGCVSTPQGCVGGRLSRSSKKKLRKKKKGIKRRVLSSRLSDDQPDHFSTFSNPTFPVGSIEEAWFDSVAIFESDCEEDYESVPDSTVFGQSDHMSKAGDLSTGNSARNSVSEASLSKYEGPLNEAKQPVYLDEIASSTDEISGKEEGLLENCGISPGNCLPCLASAVPQVEKRRSLSSSPPNSRKKAALKLSFRWKEGHANNSLFSSKPILQRPIAGSQVPFCPLEKKMLDCWSHIEPGSFKVRGPQYFKDKKKELASNCAAYYPFGVDVFLSPKKINHIARFVELPVINSSEKLPTILVVNVQIPLYNAGLFQSEIDGEGMSFVLYFKLSDSYLKELPPHFLESIRRLIDDEVEKVKGFAVDTVVPFRERLKILGRVVNVEDLHLSSAERKLMQAYNEKPVLSRPQHEFYLGENYLEIDIDMHRFSYISRKGFEAFLDRLKICVLDVGLTIQGNKAEELPEQILCCVRLNGIDYMNYHQLGLNQDPFESLS, translated from the exons ATGGGGGGCTGTGTATCAACGCCACAGGGATGTGTAGGGGGCAGATTAAGCAGGTCTTCCAAAAAGAAattgaggaagaagaagaagggcaTCAAAAGAAGAGTTCTTTCCTCAAGATTATCTGATGATCAACCTGATCATTTTTCCACCTTTTCTAACCCAACTTTCCCAG TAGGAAGTATAGAGGAGGCCTGGTTTGACTCGGTTGCAATATTCGAGTCAGATTGTGAAGAAGATTATGAAAGTGTTCCTGATAGTACGGTATTTGGGCAAAGTGATCATATGAGTAAGGCAGGGGATCTTTCCACAGGAAACTCAGCTCGGAACTCTGTGAGTGAGGCTTCCCTTTCAAAATACGAGGGACCTTTAAATGAAGCAAAGCAACCTGTATACCTTGATGAAATTGCATCCTCGACAGATGAAATTTCTGGTAAGGAAGAAGGGTTGTTAGAAAATTGTGGAATTAGTCCGGGGAACTGTTTGCCTTGTCTTGCTTCGGCTGTTCCACAAGTTGAAAAGAGGAGATCGTTAAGCTCTAGTCCACCAAATTCGAGGAAGAAGGCTGCCCTAAAACTCTCTTTCAGATGGAAAGAAGGGCATGCAAATAATTCTCTCT TTTCATCAAAGCCGATTCTTCAGAGACCAATAGCTGGTTCCCAAGTACCGTTTTGCCCATTGGAAAAGAAAATGCTTGATTGTTGGTCACATATAGAACCGGGGAGTTTCAAAGTTCGGGGACCGCAATATTTCAA GGACAAGAAGAAGGAGTTGGCTTCTAATTGTGCTGCATATTATCCGTTTGGAGTTGATGTATTCTTATCTCCAAAGAAAATTAATCATATTGCTCGGTTCGTTGAGCTCCCTGTAATTAACTCTTCCGAAAAGCTCCCAACTATTCTTGTTGTAAATGTTCAG ATTCCATTGTATAATGCTGGACTTTTCCAGAGCGAAATTGATGGAGAAGGAATGAGTTTTGTATTGTACTTTAAGCTTTCCGACAGTTATTTAAAAGAGCTCCCGCCCCACTTTCTAGAAAGTATTAGA AGGTTGATTGACGATGAAGTTGAAAAAGTGAAGGGATTCGCTGTAGATACTGTTGTACCCTTTAGAGAAAGGTTGAAGATATTGGGCCGCGTTGTAAATGTAGAAGATCTTCATTTAAGTTCCGCAGAGAGGAAGCTTATGCAGGCTTACAATGAGAAACCTGTTCTGTCACGCCCTCAGCACGAATTTTACTTG GGAGAAAATTACTTGGAGATCGACATAGACATGCATAGATTCAGTTACATTTCTAGAAAAGGTTTTGAAGCATTTCTGGACAGACTCAAAATTTGTGTTTTGGATGTTGGCCTCACTATACAG